The stretch of DNA GCACATAGGCTTCCCGCTAGGAGAGTGATGAACCAAAAGTGTTGctgcttttcattctttctgCCAACTCAGCTgatgaaataaaaggaaaagggatCCCTAGAGCAACATTAATGTTCTGTTTTCAACGGAGAACCAATAGAGAAACTAGAGCAGGAGTTGCTGCATGGAAGAGATGAATTACATGGACCCCGAGGGGATTTAGGTGTAGGGAGAAGTCAGGCTTGTTCCCTGCCTGAAAGGGAGACAGAGAAAGGAGAGGGTGGGGCCTGAGAGCAAGGATGGCTGCAGCATGATCATTCCAACTTTGCAAAGAGCCTTAATTCCATAAATAGAACCCACATGTTGGCACCCAACCTagttcttcctcctccttcagcCCAGGTTCGGTCCTGCAGTAGCCCCACACTGAACAAGTGGCCAGTGGTGTGGGAAGGGTCTAAGATGCCATTCCCCAAGAGGACATCTTTCCCGACTGGAAAAGCAGCTTGCTGTTACCTGCCTTGTGCTCTCTCTCCCCTGCCAGCACTTCTATGCTATGAGGATTTCTTTCAGCACTTTCTTATCGTTGACATGCTTGTACTTCTTATGTTTCCTCTTCTGTGCCGGCGGCCGGCGTACTCGCCGCCTCTGTGAGACAGCGGCTGTGGTGAACGCCGGTGACAAGCCTGCCAAAACAGAGGGGAGAGTGTCTGTACAGCCAGGGGCAGACGGCTCCTGTTGAAATATCCTTCTCCACACACTGTCAACAAAGAGCTCTGCAACAGCAGGGCCACAAGGCCTCTTTCTGTTCTTCTGTTCCTTGTCCTCTGTTCTCCACAATCTCtgccctctcccttttcccaccaTGCCCTTCCCCTCACCTCTCACCTTCccctccttcttttccctcAGTCTCAGCCCCTTCCCGGCAGGCAGACATCCTGGGAAAGGTCCCTCAGCTGGTACAAACCAGTGAAGGCCCTTGGGATTCACTGGAGCTAAGCAGACTGAAACCAGTGTAggtctcttttctctctccccagcccctcttctcACACCTCCCTTCATTCCACTGATGTCAAGATCCTTACGTCTCTGTTCACGTGGCCCTGGACGGATGTTCCTGGGGGGTGGTCGGAACACGGCTTCACACCGACACTGCACGTGGTCCTCCAAAGGCACAACAACTTTTGTGAATTTTGGCTTCCTCTGGACAAATTCGATCTTGTTCACCTATTTGCAAGAGGAAGGCAAGCAAAAGATTAATacagccacagctcccactCAGTAAATTAGTCAGTGTCAGTACACTTTAGTCCTGGCTTTCTTCTTAAAGGGTCAGAAGGCAGCTTACAGAGCCCTGTTCAAACTCAAAACTCAAACTCAAACCTCAGACTCAGGGGTGGTGTATATGGAAGAGTCTTCTGAACATGGCAGCAGAGCGGACCCAGACCGGGCAGGTTTGGATGGCTCTGGTTGGTTTCCCTGATCCTAGCTATTGCCAGAGCTAAAGCAGGATGACTGGTTGATCAGAGACAGAAACATGGAACATGCAGGACATGGCAGCCCGTTTCTGACAGATGTGATGGCAGAGACCTGGGGCAACCAGGATAATTCCCACAGGAACCTATAGGAAGGGCAAAAAAAAGAACTCGGGTCTGAAGCAAGCTAACACAGCCtcaccagctctgctgaggcCTGTCTGAATTTGTCTCAAGCTCTTTAATAACTCACAGGGCTGAAGCCCTCAGCTCTTCATGGGAAAGGCGGTGCTCTGGAAATTCCCCCGGACTCTCCACCAGTGCTGACTCAGAGGGAAGACTCATTGCTCCACATCCCACCACAGGGCACAAGCTTTCTAGGGGGTCCTCCCACTCCATCAGCAGCCAGGCCTGACCCCACTCAGCTTATCTAACAGCCCTGCGGTCCCTGAAGTGTTCCACAAGCTATAAATACTCACTCTGCTCTCCatctgggatggaattcctcTAAACCCACTGcccccagcagcatcccttGGCCAGCGCCAAAGCAGCCAGGCTGTTTATCTTTCCTTGAAAGCCCACTCCACACGCTTCAGACCACACGCTGCTCACTAGACAAACACTTCCAGCCAAACAATAGAGAGACCTCTGTCCTCAAAGAAACCATTTCCAGGTCACTTTTTCAGGCTGGCTTTTGACCTCtcacttgtttttttccagaaaaacaacccccattttttcctcgTTCAGCCTGGCTTTTCTGAGAAAGGAATTTCCTGATGAAAAGGGCTGTGTGTGAATACAATCTCTCCCAGCCAacctctgctgcctgcctgggggAGTCTCTTATGGCTCAGGCAGAGGATTAGTACAGGATGAATATCATTTTTAAACAAGCTGTCTGGGAGGAAGCTGTGAGGAGATCACTGGTAGCTGTGAGGGGAGGATCAGAACAAGAGGTTAGCTGTCAGGTGTCTGCTGGCTGATGGAGCAGGTCAGAAGGTAAGTGTGGGctgagaaagagaagctgttCCAGCATACATCTTGGaaagaagctgcagcagcagtggaggGATGGAGACTGACACTGCAAACCCTCCTCCTTTTGCATCAAAGCCAGTTCCCACGATGAAAGAACCTCATTTCTTCTGCTCTAACACAGCAGACAAGGCCGCCTCGAGCCACAGGAAGGGCcatggcacagagctgcagctggggacagtgccCTGTGGCTCTGCGTGGTGACAGTCCCCAGCTGCTGGACAGCATCAGCCCTTCCAGCAGCTGGCATGGACATCACCCATGCCAGCAGCCGCAGCGCTGCATGGCCAGTGCAGAGGGGACAGGTGGCCACGTGAGCCCAGCACCTGAGACCCGCCCTGGCTTTGGCTTtggggcacagggatggcagtgggcagcaggaggagggagcagtggCAGGTGTGTCCCCTACCTGGACGTGCCGGACGCGGATCTGCGTGGGGCGGCACTGCACGTTGCGGTTGTTGCAGCATCCGGAGCAGCGCTGCACCTCCACGCAGGGCGGCCACACCACGAAATTGGCGTTGGTGCTGTCCACCATGTTGCGGGAGATTTCGAAGACCACCTCCCGCGTCTTGCACTCCGCAAGGacagctgtctctgctgctgccagagcatcTACGGAGGGCCAAGAGAGAGACGGGATGGAATGGGCTTTGCGGCTGTCACCATGCCACTacagccacctctgctgcaagGGAAGGGCCCCACATggctctcacacacacacacacatgttctttctctctcttccacCCCTCCAGCTGTCTCCCTGTacagagccatgccctgtggAGTAACCCCCTGTACGACGATGCCTCTCACTGCAGCTCAGGCAGAAGATGAAATTTTAGTGCAAGCAGGCACCATCAGGATTTAAGGCAGAGCAGTGCACAGAAGCCGAGactccctctcctgctctcccagggtGAAACACCCAGCTCCCACTCCAGGCCCAGACCCTCCTTCTCATGTCTCCACACATATAGGCACAATAAAACCTCTACCCCTACATCTGTATCTCAGACACGTATCTGGACCACCCACGGCTGCTCAGGTGAGTGCCCCAACAAACACAAGGTGCAAGACCCCCAGCTCACCTAGGCTTCGTCGCTCTCGAGACAGGGCCGCAGGGTTTTGATCAGGCTGAGTTGCATTCAGGTTCAGGCTCGAGCCATCCTGCTCTGCAAAGGGTAAGACATGAACTGATAGCAccagggagaggcaggagaagaCAGCAGGCACTCGTGCTTAGATCACCAGACTGAGTGCAGGGCCATGGGATATGCCACGGACCCAGGACGTCATGATAGGTGTGAATCCACAAACAAGgtcacagctgtgctgtggcagaGATACTCTTTGCTCAGACAAGGCAGCTCAGAGCAACAAGCCTATCATGAAAGAGGGGACCCAGTCAGGTCTGGGAGAGGAAAACTCCAGCTCAACAAAGATAAGGCCCATGTCAGGACATTCTGGTGtcagagaggagctgctgagggattCAGATTGGCCAGCTGAGACCAGGATTGCACCAAGGAGGATCAAAGACCAGACGTGACAAACAGAACACTTGGTGTTTAACACTGAGGTGCCTTCCTGGGATTGCTTgggactgggagagctgggacgTGAGAGGGCAGGTGAAGCAGGGGATGGGTGGTAGGTGGGGTGCTTGCTTTCCTTCTCCCAACTCAACTGCTCTAGGTTAGAGCAGTTTTATaacagaagaacagaaaaatagagttaaaattacttttcctctAGGCTACTCTAAGGTAAGAGGCAGGATCTGGAGGTGGTTCAGTCAGcgatgggagaggaagaccgATAGCATTCAGGCCAGCCCTGAGCGGTCTCCTCCCACCCCACTGCTTTTTCCCATAGGAAGTGCTGAATAGAGAAATGCCCATAATCCCCATGGAGCACTCCAACACGCAGCCCCTCCTGAGCTCGGGACAATGGCTGCGCTCGAAGATAGCTCCCACCCAGCCACagctctttccttctctgaCCTGCTTTAGCAGCTGAAGGAAACTGAATGGACGTCAGCATCAAGGGAGCAATTTTCTTAAAGGGAATTAGGGGCCAGTGGAAGATCTCTGTTTATCAGATGTGTGGTGGAGCAGACTTCCCTTACCTATCATGTCCCATTCCTCTTCCTCAGCCCTGCCCTAATGCAGCCCTCTCATAAAGGGGAGCAGGGACTTTGCTCTCTGCTCAGGTCTCAAGCAGATGATGACGGGTTTGGGATGGGTGAACAAAGGCTGCATTCACAAGGCAGGAATCATGTGCCTGTCAATGAGCAGTCAACATCTACCTATGATGTGGACAGACAGACACCCTTTAAAGTGGCTGGAAAGGTGGGATCAATTCTAGGCACCATTTGTCTCACCCTCAGGCAAACTCCCAAAATGAGAACTGGTAGATTACACTGTAGAAGGGTCTGTAGTTATCTTTGGGCTAGAGAAGGTGTCTGGATGACTGGTTTACATGGGCAGCCACTGCTTTGTGGGCAGCCACAGTTAAAGGAGATTACTTCCACTCTACACACTTCTGTTCCTGGGTCTGCAGTAGTGCCCAAGCTCAGGAGAGAGCTCTCTCGGCCCATCTGCCTCCTGGAGCTGCCTCATTCTGGCTCCTTGTGCAGTCAGTGGAGGGAAGCAGCTGGGACATGCACAGGGTGCACAGACAGCGCAGGGAATAGCTCCAGCCACTTTGGGATTATTTTGCTAACACACTAATTTGCTAATTCCTCACAGGGCAAGCAAATGCCAGTGCCCCTCAGTCAGTACCTGGGAACAGATGAGAGCCAGGGGGTGAAACAAAGAAACAGCTTCACAGCACCACTTTTTCCCTGACCAGCTTTTCCTATCTGGGACCTGAAGTGAAACCAGTGACCCAAAGCTCTGCAGCCTTCTCTCATACCCCTGGGCTTCTGGAGCCAACCAGATAAgcctattttatttcttaatcaTGAGGCTGATTAATAGCTACAATAGAGATGTATCTGCTCCTTAGACACTGGAGCATGGCAGATTGGATGCAtcttctcagctgctccttgccCACCCGTCCATCCTGTGGCGTTTCATCAAATGAAGGTGGGGCTGCCTTTGGTGCATGAGTTGATGAGAGGGGAGAAATGGGGGCAAAAAATAGCAACAGCTATTGACTCAAATCTGTTGAGAATCATGTCCCTTCCTCCCCTAGGCTGTCCTTCTACACCCCAGGTCAGTACTGAAGACATTTGGGGCGGGGGAGACCAGCCTGGGACAATCCAGCAGGGCTAATTTTGGAAGTTGCCCCATTGTGTGGCTCTTGGGCAAGGAGGAGGGAACTGGTGAAGGCAGGGAGCGGCCCTGGCAGTGGTGGGGAGCCTCGTCGCCTCTTTCTAAGACAAACAATAGCTGAACGCAGCTGGTGCCctccccctctttttccccccctgcccctccaggGCCGTTTTGAAAGGCAGCGGGAATGCTTTTGAGACTGCGCCAGTGGTTGGACTGGCATAGGAAACAAAAGCAGGAAATTCTGTTCCCCCGTAGATAGTGTCTCGGCAAGGATTACAAAGctcaaaacagacaaaacacGAGAGAGCAGTcgagctgggggggctggggaacGACGGGCGGGAGCAGGGTTAGAATAGAAAGGAATTTGCTCTGAAGAGAGCGTTTATAAATAAATTCCTGGGCCAGCCCAGCCGCCGTGGCGCGTGCTCCGGTTCCCACACGTGCCGACCCCTCCACGCTTCGCCGCTCCTGCTGCTCGCTGCACGCAGCCCTGGCCAAGTGACCCCGAGGCCCTGCAGCCCCCGGAGCTCTTATCTATGGGCAGGAGGTGAAGCCACGCTACCCTGACTTAGCCCCTGTCCCGTAGCTCACCCATGGACACGTGCTCTGCTGCTCTCGTCCTAAGAGCCTCTGGGAGCCCGCGGCCTTCTGTGGATGCTTAACCTGGAAACTCGCTCAGCCCTTTCCTCCTCTGCCGCCCTATTTCCACCTCCTGTTTTGCTGCCTCCTAAAATTATCCTTGTCCAATTCAAGCCCTGCTGACTGAGCATCTCCCAGGGTGAAGAATGGTGAGCTCAGTTCCTTGCACCCACCTTGCCCGTCTCATACTAATTTTGGAAGACAATGTCCAGACAGTTTGGAGATCTAAAAAAACATCTAGTTGCCTCTATCTCCCACAAGTTTAAGGGGGACTAAGTCTGTAAACAGTCAGGTCTTGGCTCCTGAATGGTTCCCATATTTATAATGAAGTCTATTGATAGTGTGCCTGCTGAAAAACAGAAtatcccctcccagccccaccaaagaataaattaaaaagagagGAGTGTTTGGTGAAGAGGAGATTTACCTACGGAGTCTATCCGCAGGGCACGCTGAAGGTCACTGATGGAGCGCACTGAGCTGCCACCCAAAATCTCATAAATGTCTTCGGGTATGGGGTCCCCCTGGCAGATgacaaaaaggaaagagagggagaaacgACCATTAGAGAGATGATCTGCAAATACTGTGTTGTGGAGCGGGAACAGGGAGTCAAGTCTGGGGGAGACACGACAGAACCAGCTAAATGCAAAGACATGCATTGTCTTGAGTTGGCTTTTAAACCTTGAGGGCTTTATTCCTCGTGAGGGCATGAACCTGAAACCTAAGCAAAAGCAAGAGAGCCCCTCTCGCTGCCTCTCACAAAGCTGTCAGGAAactaaaaaagccaaaaatcaCCCCGGCtgtgcagcagagccctggacaCTATGCAAGCAGCCAGCAATGCTTCCTTCTCCGGTGGTGTATGACTTCTCCAGGTGGCTTCTCATTCCTGCAGCCTGCAGTAAAGGCGTTTTAACAGACTTCCCTTACACTATCAGATAAAACCTTCCCAATATTTCCCTCCGTTATGAAACTCCTTCACGGGCTTTGTCAGTTAtcgtgtgtgtgtgcgtgtgcgAGCGCGTGTTTTCAAACCACAGAGGCCCAATAATATACATCATTTGCATActcttttttaaaggaaaaaaaaaaaaaaggcaggggTTGGAGATGAAGATTGGCCTTCACggctgaggctgccccagcgTGAGCCCGCGGTGAAACCACAAAATCTGCAGGGAGGTGATGGGCTGAGGAGCTGATTTAGAGGAAGAAACATATGGGAGTTTGGATGACATTGCACACCAGCAAGAAAAAGCCTTGAGTAAGCAGGTTTAGCAACATCAGACAATGGGCcaaatacagagtgtgtgcagGCAGGTGCAATGCCATCGGTCTCTTGGGAATTTTACTCTGGCACTAGGCTAGAGCCGGCCCCAGTGACAGCACTTAATAAGAGTACAAAGGAGCGGTGTGGGAAAGCAAGCGCTGATTAAAACATACTTCCGAAAAACTagaaaaagagacagaggaaaGTACTGGCCAAAGTGTTTGCTTAGCTCCCAGCTCTCTTCATTCAGGGTTACTCAAGTGGAAAAGCTGCTCTTTCAGCCGGGTGCTGGATGGCGTCTGAGGCGCAGCCCTACGCATGTCCCTGTAACTGAGAGGAGAGCTTGGCTTGTGTGCCTGTGAAATGCAGGGATTTTCATGTGGGTTTTTATGGACAGTTGGTGGCATGTGTGTGGTCCTCCTACTGTACAGCtattccctccctgcctgcattcagtgcagaaccttttccttctgctcacAGCTGAGAAAAGCCACCAGGCAGGTGGCTAAACGTTGGCTTTAAACCTTGAGGGCTTTGGCCCAAACCTGCAGCTACTTTTGGATGGCTGCTTGAGCCTGGCACTCTCTCACACGTGCCTGTCCTTGGCCACCCACCGCTTGCTTCCATAGTAGGACAGCAGGAGTGCTCCCTCCTCAGCCCTGCCAGACCACCCTCCAATACTGTAACTTAAACTGGGATGCAGTGATGTGAAGGTTGCTGCAGCCCAAAGAGGTTCAGAAGCCTCCTGaagagagctgcagagcagacaACACCAGTGTCCTAAACCTCCACAGCCAGATCCACCAGACAGCTTCAGTCAGACCCAgctttcctgccctgctccacccctgtcactgtcacatcTCACCACAGATCTGGCTGTCCGCCTGCAgcaaaaagcagattttacaTCCCCAGGCATTACTTCCTCAGTCTCCGAGGGAGAGGGAAGCAGCGTCAGTGATGAATGCACAGTGAGAGAGAGACTTGTATAATTCAGGGATCACTGAATAGCTGTGAAATGAAGATGCCTTCTGACATCTCCTGCTGCGTGAGGAAGAGGGGGACCAACAGCCCAGTGCTGGAGAGGCTCTGCAGCACTTCCCTGCCTTGTGCCACACACATTTACTGGAAGAGAGATCATTTGCAATTCCCAGTACTTGCATTCAGAGCTCAGTGCTGGGTGGTGAAATTGCAGGCTTTCAATGTTTGCACCTGTCAGCTAAACGCGTTTGTGTACAAATGCTGCTCTGCACGGATGCCCCTGGACCTTCCTGACACTTAATACATGTAGGAAATGGAACTTTATTTTAAACTCCGGCACTTGCTGGGGGGAGAGCGTGGGCAGGTGTTACGAGTCTTGGTGACTTTGGAAGCGAGCTGGGAGGTGTCACCTTGCTAACTGAGCAGGGGGAGCAGATATGAATCAGGGATTGAAAAACGCAGGCCCTCAGGAGCCGTAATTCTGGTGACTGCCTGTAGCAATAAGCTCCACTCCCTGCTCACGGCAGCAGTTTTAGATGCCagttttttcttgttgcagATACTACCAGCATGGCTATGGTGTAACACCAGCCCACACGGCTCATAATCCTGTCCTCCTCCCCCATTTTTGTAAGGCAACTCTGCAAGTGACAACTGCAAGTCTGTGAAGCTCCTTGTTTTACCCTTGTAAACCAAGGCTGAGGCTGGCCTAAGAGCAGCGGCAAACCTGAGCTGCAGGCCTTGTCCTTGCTCCCTCTGGGGTCTGTCCCTGGGAACAGCCATGCCTCTggcccctgccccagccctgtgcctggCAGGCCCTGAGATCGGGCACTGCACACTCCCAGGCTCGGGGCACTCGTGGGATGAGACACAGGGAAGCAGAGCTCCATCAATCACCTCCACCTAATCCCATGGGGTCAGAAGGTAGAGGAGCACTGCAAGAGAGGTGGGATCCCCAAGAGACCAGCCCAAGCAGCTGGTGCTTTTCCTGCTTagcagctcctctggagttATTTGTCTAACACAGGTTAACAATCTCCTTTTTTAACTGCGCGGCAGATCAAAGAAGACTTTTGTCTCAATGGACTCTTGGCTGGCTGTCAAGTGCCCCGAGGCCTGGCCTCCTATTCCTTCGAGGCCCTGAATTCTTAGAAGAAAGTTtgttcttccctccctccctctgctccccaggtCCTGACTCTGAGTTGCAAGGGCACCCCCCAATCTGCCAATCCTTTGGCAGGAACCTTCACTTCCCTTTCTTGTGCTGGTTGCTGGTGCTTGAGGGGCCATGGCACATCTGacagaaggcagcagagcagctgctgcctgcactgTGGCTGTGGCTCTGTGGCCTCTCAGCACATCAGCTTTGCTCCCCTCCTCCCAGAtgtccagcagcactgtgtGGCCACTGCAAATAAACGCAGGTGCAGCAATTCCCCTCTTGACGCTCCCCACACATGCACTCTCCCAAAATCTGCCTCCTCCCTAGCC from Poecile atricapillus isolate bPoeAtr1 chromosome Z, bPoeAtr1.hap1, whole genome shotgun sequence encodes:
- the LOC131573460 gene encoding platelet-derived growth factor subunit B-like, whose protein sequence is MPEAGRPRGCLREALPSRGSPSMCPQPAGPGVGMNFGVVFAFILSLPLARMEGDPIPEDIYEILGGSSVRSISDLQRALRIDSVEQDGSSLNLNATQPDQNPAALSRERRSLDALAAAETAVLAECKTREVVFEISRNMVDSTNANFVVWPPCVEVQRCSGCCNNRNVQCRPTQIRVRHVQVNKIEFVQRKPKFTKVVVPLEDHVQCRCEAVFRPPPRNIRPGPREQRRLSPAFTTAAVSQRRRVRRPPAQKRKHKKYKHVNDKKVLKEILIA